A genome region from Mercenaria mercenaria strain notata chromosome 11, MADL_Memer_1, whole genome shotgun sequence includes the following:
- the LOC123532279 gene encoding tubulin alpha-4 chain-like translates to MGNACWELYCLEHGILPDGHMAFKDTIESDDASFDTFFCETEGGQYVPRAVFIDLEPTVIDEVRTGIFRQLFHPSQLITGKEDAANNYGRGYFTVGKEVIHLVMDRIRKLAETCTGLQGFLLFHSFGGGTGSGFYSLLIENLTNYFRKKSKLEFCIYPSPKISTAVVEPYNAVLTTHSTLEHANCAFLFDNEAIYDICCNNLDIQRPSYTNLNRIIGQVVSSTTASLRFDGALNVDLTEFQTNLVPYPRIHFPLVTYAPLISVEKAYHETFTVPEITRACFEPGNQMVKCDPRRGKYMSCCMLYRGDVVPKDVNASISAIKNSKKIPFVEWCPTGFKVGINYQPPTVIPGGDLPSLRRSVCMLSNNTSIVDAFARINHTFDLMYAKRAFVHWYVGEGMEEGEFSDAREDLAALEKDFEEVSADVEDMYYEVMYEDEDDEMVVKVHDNTKAEKLTEVQEQEEDAEAEDTEIDNA, encoded by the exons ATGGGCAATGCATGCTGGGAGTTATATTGTCTGGAGCATGGAATCTTGCCTGACGGGCATATGGCCTTCAAAGACACCATAGAGTCAGACGATGCATCATTTGACACGTTTTTCTGCGAGACTGAGGGTGGCCAATATGTTCCAAGGGCTGTATTTATCGACCTTGAACCTACTGTTATAG ATGAGGTTCGTACTGGTATTTTTCGCCAGCTGTTCCATCCGTCACAATTAATCACGGGAAAAGAGGATGCCGCCAATAACTACGGTCGGGGTTACTTTACCGTCGGCAAGGAAGTCATACACCTAGTGATGGATCGCATTCGCAAGTTAGCCGAGACTTGCACTGGCCTCCAGGGTTTTCTTTTGTTTCATAGTTTTGGTGGTGGTACGGGATCCGGCTTTTACTCTCTTCTCATTGAAAACCTGACAAATTATTTCCGAAAGAAATCCAAGCTGGAATTTTGTATCTATCCTTCTCCAAAAATCTCAACTGCTGTAGTGGAACCCTACAATGCTGTTTTGACTACACATTCAACACTGGAACACGCCAACTGCGCTTTCTTGTTTGACAATGAGGCAATTTACGACATATGTTGCAACAATTTGGATATTCAACGACCGAGCTATACAAATCTTAACAGGATTATTGGACAGGTTGTTAGTTCTACTACAGCTTCTCTACGATTTGATGGAGCCCTAAACGTTGACCTGACGGAATTCCAGACAAATCTAGTCCCTTATCCGCGTATTCACTTCCCACTGGTAACTTACGCTCCACTCATTTCGGTAGAAAAGGCTTATCATGAAACGTTTACCGTTCCTGAGATCACCCGTGCATGCTTCGAGCCCGGTAATCAGATGGTGAAATGTGACCCTCGCCGCGGAAAATACATGTCATGTTGTATGCTATACCGGGGTGATGTAGTCCCGAAGGATGTCAACGCATCCATCTCAGCAatcaaaaatagcaaaaaaattcCATTTGTTGAATGGTGTCCAACTGGTTTCAAGGTCGGAATAAACTACCAGCCGCCGACGGTCATACCTGGCGGCGATCTTCCCTCCCTGCGACGGTCAGTTTGCATGTTGAGTAATAACACTTCAATAGTCGACGCCTTTGCCCGCATTAACCACACGTTTGACTTAATGTATGCTAAAAGAGCTTTTGTTCATTGGTATGTTGGCGAGGGAATGGAGGAAGGTGAGTTCAGCGATGCTCGGGAAGATTTGGCAGCATTGGAGAAGGATTTCGAGGAAGTTTCTGCCGACGTTGAAGACATGTATTATGAAGTCATGTACGAAGACGAAGATGACGAAATGGTTGTGAAAGTACATGACAATACAAAGGCAGAAAAGTTAACAGAGGTACAAGAACAGGAAGAAGATGCTGAAGCTGAAGACACTGAGATAGATAACGCTTAG